A single region of the Candidatus Methylomirabilota bacterium genome encodes:
- the dnaX gene encoding DNA polymerase III subunit gamma/tau → MSQYQVLARRWRPLTFETVVGQAPIVRTLQNALARQRIAHAYLFTGPRGVGKTTTARLLAMGLACERAGAEGPVPCAACDPCREIVAGRALDVIEIDGASNRGIDEVRTLRENARYAPARGRRKVYIIDEVHMLTEPAFNALLKTLEEPPAHVVFVLATTEPRRLPATILSRCQRFDFRPIAPGEIAAGLRRILDEEATRNGVDVAVEAEALTVIARAADGSLRDALSLLDTALAYGEGRVSAQAVQELLGSGGAEAAWGLAAALVDRDAGDALGRIERAAADGLDLGLLAQEAMEVLRRALLLGVRDGMASELGEAEAARLKTLGRGGTEDLLLLVKGLLEAEAEMRRSPHPRVDLEIAVVRLCHRPQPEPIEQVLERLERAEAQLRGYGPSAGLPAAAGPQQTDLLGGAGELPAPSPPARGSMTGGSRLPVTVGERPPVAPPRPVAPPVAAAPASEDDVWRRTVAEIARLRPTLAHLLADAVVVSEEDGRLTVAVPDGNVFTRDQLRDVGNRQLILEAARRVRPGVREIVFTTGPAPGAAAGEVTSHPAVQAAVELFNGEVTTVRPAGRGPQSGAAGPEGAAPHSGEDT, encoded by the coding sequence GTGAGTCAGTACCAGGTGCTGGCGCGGCGCTGGCGGCCACTCACGTTCGAGACGGTCGTCGGTCAGGCGCCGATCGTGCGCACCCTCCAGAACGCGCTGGCGCGCCAGCGGATCGCCCACGCCTATCTCTTCACCGGCCCGCGTGGGGTGGGGAAGACGACCACCGCGCGTCTCCTCGCCATGGGGCTCGCCTGCGAGCGGGCCGGCGCCGAAGGGCCCGTGCCGTGCGCGGCGTGCGACCCGTGCCGGGAGATCGTCGCCGGACGGGCGCTCGACGTCATCGAGATCGATGGCGCGTCGAACCGCGGGATCGACGAGGTGCGCACGCTCCGGGAGAACGCCCGTTACGCTCCGGCGCGCGGGCGCCGCAAGGTCTACATCATCGACGAGGTCCACATGCTCACCGAGCCGGCGTTCAACGCGCTCCTCAAGACCCTGGAGGAGCCGCCGGCCCACGTCGTGTTCGTCCTCGCCACCACCGAGCCCCGGCGCCTGCCGGCGACGATCCTGTCGCGCTGCCAGCGCTTCGACTTCCGGCCGATCGCCCCGGGGGAGATCGCGGCGGGCCTTCGGCGGATCCTCGACGAGGAAGCGACTCGGAACGGTGTCGACGTCGCGGTGGAGGCCGAGGCCTTGACCGTGATCGCGCGCGCCGCGGACGGGAGTCTCCGCGACGCGCTCTCGCTCCTCGACACCGCGCTCGCCTACGGTGAAGGCCGGGTGAGCGCGCAAGCCGTCCAGGAGCTGCTGGGGAGCGGGGGCGCGGAGGCGGCCTGGGGGCTGGCGGCGGCCCTCGTCGATCGCGACGCGGGCGACGCGCTCGGCCGCATCGAGCGGGCCGCGGCCGACGGGTTGGATCTCGGCCTGCTCGCTCAGGAGGCGATGGAGGTGCTTCGCCGCGCTCTGCTGCTGGGCGTCCGCGACGGCATGGCCTCCGAGCTCGGTGAAGCGGAGGCGGCGCGGCTCAAGACGCTGGGTCGGGGGGGCACCGAGGACCTCTTGCTGCTCGTCAAGGGCCTCCTCGAGGCGGAGGCGGAGATGCGGCGGTCCCCGCATCCCCGGGTCGACCTCGAGATCGCCGTGGTGCGCCTCTGTCACCGGCCCCAGCCGGAGCCGATCGAGCAGGTATTGGAGCGTCTCGAACGCGCCGAGGCTCAACTGCGCGGCTACGGGCCTTCCGCCGGGCTCCCCGCGGCGGCCGGGCCGCAGCAGACGGATCTCCTGGGCGGCGCCGGCGAGCTCCCGGCGCCGTCCCCCCCCGCGCGGGGCTCCATGACCGGGGGAAGCCGACTGCCCGTCACCGTCGGCGAGCGGCCGCCCGTCGCGCCGCCGCGGCCGGTGGCGCCACCCGTGGCCGCGGCTCCCGCCAGCGAGGACGACGTGTGGCGACGGACCGTGGCCGAGATCGCGCGGCTCCGGCCGACCCTGGCGCACCTGCTGGCCGATGCGGTCGTGGTCTCGGAGGAGGACGGGCGTCTCACGGTGGCCGTGCCCGATGGCAACGTGTTCACGCGGGATCAGCTCCGTGACGTCGGAAACCGCCAGCTCATCCTGGAGGCGGCGCGGCGAGTCCGACCGGGGGTACGGGAGATCGTGTTCACCACGGGGCCCGCGCCCGGCGCCGCGGCGGGCGAGGTGACGAGTCATCCGGCCGTTCAGGCGGCCGTCGAGCTCTTCAACGGCGAGGTGACCACCGTCCGCCCGGCTGGCCGCGGGCCCCAGTCGGGCGCGGCCGGGCCGGAGGGGGCGGCACCCCACAGCGGAGAGGACACATGA
- a CDS encoding YbaB/EbfC family nucleoid-associated protein yields MKGFGNLVKEAQKLQAQLEALKEEVAKRKVEASAGGGMVVVEANGNQEILSIKIDRDVITPDDPQMLEDLVLAAVNEALRKAREMVAGEMSKLAGGLGGKLPGMF; encoded by the coding sequence ATGAAGGGATTCGGAAATCTCGTCAAGGAAGCCCAGAAGCTTCAGGCACAACTCGAGGCCCTCAAGGAAGAGGTGGCCAAGCGGAAAGTCGAAGCGTCGGCGGGCGGAGGGATGGTGGTCGTCGAGGCCAACGGCAACCAGGAGATCCTGTCGATCAAGATCGACCGGGACGTGATCACCCCCGACGACCCCCAGATGCTCGAAGACCTGGTCCTCGCCGCCGTCAACGAGGCCCTCAGAAAGGCCCGCGAGATGGTCGCCGGGGAGATGTCCAAGCTGGCCGGCGGCCTGGGCGGGAAGCTTCCCGGCATGTTCTAG
- the recR gene encoding recombination mediator RecR has protein sequence MTYHPPPLGRLIEALQRLPGIGPKTAQRLAFHFLKQPEAAVRALADALVDLKARVAHCSRCFNVTDEEPCRICRDPARDGSLLCVVEEPNDLLAMERTGEYRGRYHVLLGALSPLDGIGPDELKVRELLGRLEADRVQEVILATNPNVEGDATAIYLAKLLRPLGLRVTRIARGLPVGGDLEYADEVTLARALEGRKEM, from the coding sequence GTGACGTATCACCCCCCCCCGCTGGGCCGCCTGATCGAGGCGCTTCAGCGGCTGCCGGGGATCGGGCCGAAGACGGCGCAGCGCCTCGCGTTCCATTTCCTCAAGCAGCCGGAAGCCGCGGTCCGCGCCCTCGCCGACGCGCTGGTCGACCTCAAGGCGCGCGTGGCCCACTGCTCGCGGTGTTTCAACGTGACCGACGAGGAGCCGTGCCGGATCTGCCGCGATCCGGCCCGAGACGGGAGCCTCCTCTGCGTCGTCGAGGAGCCGAACGACCTCTTGGCGATGGAGCGCACCGGCGAGTATCGCGGCCGCTACCACGTCCTGCTCGGCGCGCTCTCCCCGCTGGACGGCATCGGGCCGGACGAGCTGAAGGTCCGGGAGCTCCTCGGGCGCCTCGAGGCGGACCGCGTGCAGGAGGTCATCCTCGCCACGAATCCGAACGTGGAGGGCGACGCGACGGCGATCTACCTGGCGAAGCTCCTGCGTCCGCTCGGGCTCCGCGTGACCCGGATCGCGCGCGGGCTTCCGGTCGGCGGCGACCTCGAGTACGCGGATGAGGTGACGCTGGCGCGGGCGCTGGAGGGGCGAAAGGAGATGTGA